The following are encoded in a window of Citrobacter freundii genomic DNA:
- a CDS encoding CDP-diacylglycerol diphosphatase produces MKKAGYFLLVVMIIAAAAGIGYWKLNGNPDALRQIVLEQCLPNQLQRHNPAPCAEVKPDAGYVVFKDRNGPLQYLLMPTYRINGTESPLLLQSGTPNFFWLAWQARGFMSQKYGQEIPDKAVSLTINSPSGRTQNHFHIHISCLRPDVRTQLDDNLAKISTRWLPLPGGLRGHEYLARRVTENELAQRSPFMMLAEEVPDARDHMGRYALAMVRQSDESFVLLATQRDMLSLNLASAEEIQDHQCQILR; encoded by the coding sequence ATGAAAAAAGCAGGCTATTTTTTACTGGTGGTGATGATTATCGCTGCCGCTGCGGGCATAGGTTACTGGAAACTCAACGGTAACCCGGATGCATTACGCCAGATTGTTCTTGAGCAATGCCTGCCGAACCAGCTGCAACGGCATAACCCTGCGCCGTGTGCGGAGGTGAAACCGGATGCCGGGTATGTGGTGTTCAAAGACCGTAACGGCCCTCTGCAATACTTATTGATGCCCACTTACCGCATTAACGGCACGGAAAGCCCGCTGCTGTTGCAATCAGGCACGCCGAATTTTTTCTGGCTCGCCTGGCAAGCGCGCGGTTTTATGAGCCAAAAATACGGTCAGGAAATTCCCGATAAAGCGGTATCACTCACGATCAACTCGCCGTCTGGCCGCACGCAAAACCATTTCCACATTCATATCTCTTGCCTGCGTCCTGACGTTAGAACGCAACTGGATGACAATCTGGCGAAAATCAGCACCCGCTGGCTGCCTTTGCCGGGGGGATTACGTGGGCACGAGTATCTGGCGCGCCGTGTGACGGAAAACGAACTGGCACAGCGCAGCCCGTTTATGATGCTGGCGGAAGAGGTGCCGGATGCGCGTGATCATATGGGGCGCTATGCGCTGGCGATGGTGCGTCAGAGTGATGAGTCCTTTGTCCTGCTGGCGACCCAGCGCGATATGCTGTCGCTGAATCTCGCCTCCGCCGAGGAAATTCAGGATCATCAGTGCCAGATCCTGCGGTAA
- the glpX gene encoding class II fructose-bisphosphatase, which translates to MRRELAIEFSRVTEAAALAGYKWLGRGDKNTADGAAVHAMRIMLNQVNIDGTIVIGEGEIDEAPMLFIGEKVGTGHGDAVDIAVDPIEGTRMTAMGQANALAVLAVGDKGCFLNAPDMYMEKLIVGPGAKGAIDLNLPLETNLRNVAAALNKPLGDLTVTILAKPRHDEVIAEMAKLGVRVFAIPDGDVAASILTCMPDSEVDVLYGIGGAPEGVVSAAVIRALDGDMQGRLLARHDVKGDSEENRRIGEQELARCQAMGIEAGKALRLDEMARSDNVIFSATGITKGDLLDGISRKGNIATTETLLIRGKSRTIRRIQSIHYLDRKDPDVQAHIL; encoded by the coding sequence ATGAGACGAGAACTTGCCATTGAATTTTCACGCGTAACCGAAGCGGCAGCGCTGGCTGGCTATAAATGGCTGGGACGCGGCGATAAAAATACCGCCGACGGCGCAGCGGTGCACGCCATGCGTATTATGCTCAACCAGGTCAATATTGACGGCACCATCGTGATTGGCGAAGGTGAAATTGATGAAGCGCCGATGCTGTTTATCGGTGAGAAAGTCGGTACCGGTCACGGCGATGCCGTAGACATTGCGGTCGACCCTATCGAAGGTACGCGCATGACGGCAATGGGCCAGGCGAATGCGCTGGCGGTCCTCGCAGTTGGTGACAAAGGCTGTTTCCTCAACGCGCCAGATATGTACATGGAGAAGTTGATTGTCGGCCCTGGAGCCAAAGGGGCTATCGACCTGAACCTGCCGCTGGAAACAAACCTACGTAATGTTGCCGCCGCACTCAACAAGCCGCTCGGCGATCTGACCGTGACGATTCTGGCCAAACCTCGCCACGATGAGGTGATCGCAGAGATGGCGAAGCTTGGCGTTCGCGTGTTCGCCATTCCCGATGGCGACGTCGCAGCCTCCATTCTGACCTGTATGCCAGACAGCGAAGTTGACGTGCTGTACGGCATTGGCGGCGCACCGGAAGGTGTCGTTTCTGCCGCCGTCATCCGCGCGCTGGACGGCGACATGCAGGGTCGTTTGCTGGCACGTCATGACGTCAAAGGCGACAGCGAAGAAAACCGCCGTATCGGCGAACAGGAACTGGCCCGCTGCCAGGCGATGGGCATTGAAGCCGGTAAAGCGCTGCGTCTGGATGAAATGGCACGTAGCGATAACGTTATCTTCTCCGCCACCGGGATCACCAAAGGTGATCTGTTGGATGGAATCAGCCGTAAAGGCAATATCGCCACCACCGAAACGCTGCTGATCCGCGGCAAGTCGCGCACGATCCGTCGTATTCAATCCATCCACTACCTTGATCGCAAAGATCCTGATGTGCAGGCGCATATCCTGTAA
- the pfkA gene encoding 6-phosphofructokinase has protein sequence MIKKIGVLTSGGDAPGMNAAIRGVVRAALTEGLEVMGIHDGYLGLYEDRMVQLDRYSVSDMINRGGTFLGSARFPEFRDENVRAVAIENLKKRGIDALVVIGGDGSYLGAKRLTEMGFPCIGLPGTIDNDIKGTDYTIGYFTALGTVVEAIDRLRDTSSSHQRISIVEVMGRYCGDLTLAAAIAGGCEFVVVPEVEFSRDDLVAEIKAGIAKGKKHAIVAITEHMCDVDELAHYIEKETGRETRSTVLGHIQRGGSPVPYDRILASRMGAYAIDLLLEGHGGRCVGIQNEQLVHHDIIDAIENMKRPFKGDWLDCAKRLY, from the coding sequence ATGATTAAGAAAATCGGTGTGTTGACAAGCGGCGGTGATGCGCCGGGCATGAACGCAGCAATCCGTGGTGTTGTACGTGCAGCGTTGACGGAAGGACTGGAAGTCATGGGGATCCATGATGGCTACCTGGGTTTGTATGAAGACCGTATGGTTCAGCTCGACCGTTATAGCGTGTCCGACATGATCAACCGTGGCGGTACTTTCCTCGGTTCTGCTCGCTTCCCGGAATTCCGCGACGAAAACGTGCGCGCTGTGGCTATCGAAAACCTGAAGAAGCGTGGGATTGACGCCCTGGTTGTTATCGGTGGTGACGGTTCCTACTTGGGTGCAAAACGTCTGACTGAAATGGGTTTCCCGTGCATTGGCCTGCCGGGTACTATCGACAACGATATTAAAGGCACCGACTACACTATCGGCTACTTCACCGCACTGGGTACCGTGGTAGAAGCGATTGACCGTCTGCGTGACACCTCCTCTTCTCACCAGCGTATCTCCATCGTTGAAGTGATGGGGCGCTACTGTGGTGACCTGACTCTGGCGGCAGCAATTGCCGGTGGCTGCGAATTCGTCGTCGTTCCGGAAGTTGAATTCAGCCGTGACGATCTGGTCGCTGAAATCAAAGCTGGCATCGCCAAAGGTAAGAAACACGCGATTGTGGCGATCACCGAGCACATGTGTGACGTTGATGAACTTGCGCATTACATCGAGAAAGAAACCGGCCGTGAAACGCGCTCAACCGTACTGGGTCACATCCAGCGTGGTGGTTCCCCGGTGCCTTACGACCGTATTCTGGCATCCCGTATGGGGGCGTATGCCATTGATCTGCTGCTTGAAGGTCATGGCGGTCGCTGCGTCGGTATTCAGAACGAACAGTTGGTTCACCACGACATCATCGACGCTATCGAGAATATGAAGCGTCCGTTCAAAGGTGACTGGCTGGACTGCGCGAAAAGATTGTACTGA
- a CDS encoding SLC13 family permease has protein sequence MSLWLTHPLFIPSLVVGITILLWATSLLPEFITALIFFSVAMVAKIAPPEVIFGGFASSAFWLVFSGFVLGIAIRKTGLADRAARALSSRLTDSWPLMVASVVLLSYALAFVMPSNMGRIALLMPIVAAMAKRAGIVDGTRAWYGLALAVGFGTFQLSATILPANVPNLVMSGATEGSYGIHLNYLPYLMLHTPVLGWLKGALLVGLICWLFPGKPHAPMDVTPPAPMSRDEKRLAWMLAVVLLMWVSESWHGIGPAWTGLAAAIITLLPRVGFINGDEFSSGVNIRTCIYVAGILGLAITVTQTGIGSAVGEALLHVMPLDADKPFTSFLALTGITTALNFIMTANGVPALYTTLAQSFADATGFPLLSVIMIQVLGYSTPLLPYQASPIVVAMALGKVPARAGMLLCITLAMATYLVLLPLDYLWFSVLGKL, from the coding sequence ATGTCGCTCTGGCTTACGCACCCTCTGTTTATCCCTTCATTGGTGGTTGGCATCACCATTCTGCTCTGGGCTACGTCGCTGTTACCGGAGTTCATTACGGCGCTGATATTCTTCTCTGTCGCAATGGTGGCGAAAATCGCCCCACCGGAGGTGATTTTTGGCGGCTTTGCTTCGTCGGCGTTCTGGCTGGTTTTCAGCGGTTTCGTGTTGGGCATCGCGATACGTAAAACGGGACTGGCGGACAGGGCGGCGCGGGCGTTGTCGTCCCGGTTGACCGATTCCTGGCCGTTAATGGTCGCAAGCGTGGTGCTGCTGAGCTATGCGCTGGCGTTTGTGATGCCGTCCAATATGGGGCGTATTGCGCTGCTGATGCCGATTGTCGCGGCGATGGCGAAACGCGCTGGCATTGTCGACGGTACCCGTGCCTGGTACGGTCTGGCGTTAGCCGTGGGTTTTGGGACGTTCCAGCTTTCCGCTACCATCCTACCCGCCAACGTACCGAATCTGGTGATGAGCGGCGCAACGGAAGGTTCTTACGGTATCCATCTGAATTATTTACCCTATTTAATGCTGCATACGCCGGTCCTCGGCTGGCTAAAAGGCGCGCTGCTGGTTGGACTGATCTGCTGGCTGTTCCCCGGCAAGCCCCATGCCCCTATGGATGTGACGCCACCTGCGCCGATGAGTCGCGATGAAAAACGGCTGGCCTGGATGTTAGCGGTGGTGTTGCTGATGTGGGTCAGCGAAAGCTGGCACGGTATTGGTCCGGCCTGGACTGGGCTGGCGGCGGCAATCATTACGCTGTTGCCACGGGTAGGCTTTATTAACGGGGACGAGTTTTCCAGCGGGGTGAACATCCGCACCTGTATTTACGTGGCGGGGATCCTGGGGCTGGCGATCACCGTGACGCAAACCGGCATCGGTAGCGCGGTGGGGGAGGCGTTGCTACACGTGATGCCGCTGGACGCGGATAAACCCTTTACCAGCTTTCTGGCGTTAACCGGTATTACCACGGCGCTCAATTTTATTATGACCGCCAACGGCGTTCCGGCGCTGTATACCACGCTGGCACAGAGCTTTGCCGATGCGACCGGGTTTCCGCTGCTGTCGGTGATTATGATTCAGGTGTTGGGCTATTCCACTCCGTTGCTGCCGTATCAGGCATCACCAATTGTGGTGGCGATGGCGCTAGGCAAAGTGCCTGCACGGGCAGGAATGCTGCTGTGCATTACGCTGGCTATGGCAACGTATCTGGTTCTGCTGCCGCTGGATTATCTGTGGTTTAGCGTACTGGGGAAACTATAA
- a CDS encoding DASS family sodium-coupled anion symporter, with protein MDRLTPIRCWPAIISIVITLTIWFVIPCPPDVTPEAWHLLALFIGTIAAIIGKAMPIGAIAIVAIMLVAMTGVTHPGKPTAALSDALSGFSNQLIWLIGISIMLSQSLLKTGLGARIGYGFIALFGKRTLGIAWALTLAETLIAPVTPSNTARGGGIIHPVMRAIAESLGSQPGDKENGSTGRYLALVNYNINPITSAMFITATAPNPLIVSFLTKGTDGVLNMTWGMWAIAALLPAVVSLIVMPIIIWWLYPPAITRTPNAPQFARQKLDALGPLALAEKITLVVFVLLLCLWAGVPAMIMGSAWTVNPTSAALIGLSILLVTGVLSWDDILKCRGAWDTIVWFAALVMMADFLSKLGLVGWLATSVGSAIDHLGVHWSIATLLLVLLYVYSHYFFASTTAHITAMFAAFFAAGLGLGAPPALLGLMLGFSSSLMMSLTHYGTGTAPIIFGSGYVTLAEWWKTGLVMSVANLTIWGVTGAFWWHWLGYW; from the coding sequence ATGGACAGATTGACCCCTATACGCTGTTGGCCTGCCATTATCTCGATCGTGATTACCCTGACTATCTGGTTTGTTATCCCTTGCCCTCCTGACGTTACCCCCGAAGCGTGGCATCTGCTGGCGCTGTTTATTGGCACTATCGCGGCCATCATTGGCAAAGCCATGCCTATTGGCGCTATCGCGATTGTCGCGATTATGCTGGTGGCAATGACCGGCGTCACTCACCCTGGTAAACCGACTGCGGCGCTGAGTGATGCGCTGAGCGGTTTCTCTAACCAACTGATCTGGTTGATCGGTATCTCCATCATGCTGTCGCAAAGCCTGTTGAAAACGGGGCTGGGCGCGCGCATTGGCTATGGGTTTATTGCCCTGTTTGGCAAACGGACGCTGGGTATTGCCTGGGCGTTAACCCTGGCGGAAACGCTGATAGCCCCTGTAACCCCAAGCAATACCGCGCGCGGTGGTGGGATTATTCACCCGGTCATGCGGGCGATTGCCGAAAGCCTCGGGTCTCAGCCGGGAGATAAGGAAAACGGTTCTACCGGCCGCTATCTGGCGCTGGTGAACTACAACATTAACCCGATTACCTCGGCGATGTTTATTACTGCGACCGCGCCTAACCCATTGATTGTCAGCTTTTTGACCAAAGGGACGGATGGGGTACTGAATATGACCTGGGGAATGTGGGCCATCGCTGCGCTTCTGCCTGCGGTCGTCTCACTGATCGTGATGCCCATTATTATCTGGTGGCTCTACCCGCCGGCCATTACCCGCACGCCGAACGCGCCGCAGTTCGCCCGGCAAAAGCTCGATGCGCTTGGCCCGCTTGCGCTGGCAGAGAAAATCACCCTCGTGGTTTTCGTTTTGCTGCTCTGCCTGTGGGCGGGTGTTCCTGCGATGATCATGGGCAGTGCCTGGACCGTCAACCCCACCAGCGCGGCGTTAATCGGCTTATCAATTTTGTTAGTGACCGGGGTACTCAGCTGGGATGATATTCTCAAATGCCGTGGGGCATGGGATACGATAGTCTGGTTTGCTGCGCTGGTAATGATGGCGGACTTCCTGAGCAAACTGGGCCTGGTCGGCTGGCTGGCGACCAGCGTCGGAAGTGCCATCGATCATCTCGGCGTTCACTGGAGTATCGCCACACTGCTGCTGGTTCTGCTTTACGTCTATTCGCACTACTTTTTTGCCAGCACTACCGCGCATATTACGGCGATGTTCGCGGCGTTCTTCGCGGCGGGATTAGGTCTCGGTGCGCCTCCGGCGCTGCTTGGCCTGATGCTGGGATTCTCATCCTCGTTGATGATGTCGCTCACGCACTACGGCACAGGTACTGCGCCCATCATTTTTGGCTCGGGTTACGTTACGCTGGCTGAGTGGTGGAAAACAGGGCTGGTGATGAGTGTGGCCAACCTGACTATCTGGGGGGTAACGGGTGCCTTCTGGTGGCACTGGCTGGGATATTGGTAA
- a CDS encoding DUF805 domain-containing protein: MTIQQWLFSIKGRIGRRDFWIWVGLWIVGMLVLFSLASKKLLDIQTAAFCLVCLLWPTAAVTVKRLHDRGRSGAWALLMILAWMLLAGNWTMLPSVLPWVVGRFVPTLILVGMLIDLGAFVGTQGENKFGKDTQDVKYKA, from the coding sequence ATGACCATACAGCAGTGGTTATTCTCAATTAAAGGGCGTATTGGACGCCGTGATTTCTGGATTTGGGTCGGCCTCTGGATTGTCGGTATGCTGGTTCTGTTCTCGCTGGCGAGTAAAAAACTTCTCGATATTCAGACAGCGGCTTTTTGCCTGGTGTGCTTGTTATGGCCGACAGCGGCGGTGACGGTAAAACGCCTGCATGATCGGGGACGCTCTGGCGCATGGGCGCTATTGATGATTCTGGCGTGGATGCTGCTGGCAGGAAATTGGACGATGTTACCCAGCGTCTTGCCGTGGGTCGTCGGACGCTTTGTCCCCACGTTGATTCTGGTCGGCATGCTGATTGACCTGGGCGCGTTTGTTGGCACCCAGGGCGAGAATAAGTTTGGTAAGGATACGCAGGACGTGAAGTACAAAGCGTGA
- the tpiA gene encoding triose-phosphate isomerase → MRHPLVMGNWKLNGSRHMVNELVANLRKELAGVAGCAVAIAPPEMYIDLANHAAAGSHIILGAQNVDLNLSGAFTGETSAEMLKDIGAKYIIIGHSERRTYHKESDELIAKKFAVLKEQGLTPVLCIGETEAENEAGKTEEVCARQIDAVLKTQGAEAFEGVVIAYEPVWAIGTGKSATPAQAQAVHKFIRDHIAKADAKIAEQVIIQYGGSVNAANAAELFAQPDIDGALVGGASLKADAFAVIVKAAEAAKQA, encoded by the coding sequence ATGCGACATCCTTTAGTGATGGGTAACTGGAAACTGAACGGCAGCCGCCACATGGTAAACGAACTGGTTGCTAACCTGCGTAAAGAACTGGCTGGCGTTGCTGGCTGTGCAGTAGCAATCGCTCCACCGGAAATGTATATCGACCTGGCGAACCACGCCGCTGCCGGTAGCCACATCATCCTGGGCGCGCAGAACGTTGACCTGAACCTGTCTGGCGCATTCACCGGTGAAACCAGCGCTGAAATGCTGAAAGATATCGGCGCGAAATACATCATTATCGGTCACTCTGAGCGTCGTACTTACCACAAAGAGTCTGACGAACTGATCGCTAAAAAATTCGCCGTGCTGAAAGAGCAGGGTCTGACGCCGGTTCTGTGCATCGGTGAAACCGAAGCAGAAAACGAAGCGGGCAAAACTGAAGAAGTGTGCGCACGTCAGATCGACGCAGTACTGAAGACTCAGGGCGCAGAAGCATTCGAAGGCGTGGTTATCGCTTACGAACCTGTATGGGCTATCGGTACCGGCAAATCTGCAACTCCGGCACAGGCTCAGGCTGTTCACAAATTCATCCGTGACCATATTGCTAAAGCTGACGCAAAAATCGCTGAACAAGTTATCATCCAGTACGGCGGTTCCGTAAACGCAGCTAACGCGGCAGAATTGTTCGCGCAGCCGGACATCGACGGCGCGCTGGTGGGTGGTGCTTCTCTGAAAGCCGACGCCTTCGCCGTGATCGTTAAGGCAGCTGAAGCCGCTAAACAGGCTTAA
- the fpr gene encoding ferredoxin--NADP(+) reductase: MADWVTGKVTKVQNWTDALFSLTVRAPVLPFTAGQFTKLGLEIDGERVQRAYSYVNAPDNPDLEFYLVTVPDGKLSPRLAALKPGDNVQVVSEAAGFFVLDEVPDCDTLWMLATGTAIGPYLSILQLGKDVDRFKNLVLVHAARYAADLSYLPLMQALEKRYEGKLRIQTVVSRETAAGSLTGRVPALIESGELEKAVGLPMDTATSHVMLCGNPQMVRDTQQLLKDTRQMTKHLRRRPGHMTAEHYW, from the coding sequence ATGGCAGATTGGGTAACAGGCAAAGTCACTAAGGTACAGAACTGGACCGACGCCCTGTTTAGTTTGACCGTGCGCGCGCCGGTTCTCCCCTTCACTGCGGGTCAGTTCACCAAGCTTGGTCTGGAGATCGACGGCGAACGCGTCCAGCGCGCCTATTCCTACGTGAATGCACCAGACAACCCCGATTTAGAGTTTTATCTGGTGACAGTGCCTGACGGGAAGCTGAGTCCACGTCTGGCCGCGCTAAAACCTGGCGATAACGTACAGGTGGTCAGTGAAGCCGCGGGGTTCTTTGTGCTGGATGAAGTCCCCGATTGCGATACGCTGTGGATGCTGGCAACCGGCACGGCGATCGGCCCGTACTTATCCATTCTGCAACTGGGCAAAGATGTCGATCGCTTTAAAAATCTGGTGCTGGTCCATGCTGCCCGTTATGCCGCCGATTTAAGCTACCTGCCGCTGATGCAGGCGCTGGAAAAGCGTTACGAAGGGAAATTACGTATTCAGACCGTCGTCAGCCGTGAAACAGCTGCAGGTTCGCTTACTGGCCGCGTTCCCGCACTGATTGAAAGCGGTGAGCTGGAAAAAGCAGTCGGTCTGCCGATGGATACCGCCACCAGCCATGTGATGCTCTGTGGGAACCCACAGATGGTACGCGATACCCAGCAGTTGCTGAAAGATACCCGGCAGATGACCAAACACCTGCGTCGCCGACCGGGCCATATGACCGCTGAGCATTACTGGTAA
- a CDS encoding DUF1454 family protein, with protein MKQGFTLFLLLFSALSASPVARAEVPSTATTAPYLLAGAPTFDLSISQFRENFNTQNPKLALNEFRAIDSSRDKANLTRAASKINENLYASSALERGTLKIKSMQITWLPIQGPEQKAAKAKALEYMSAVIRTVAPLLTKEQTQKKLQKLLTAGKSKHYYAETEGAIRYVVADNGEKGLTFAVEPIKLALSENLEGSNK; from the coding sequence ATGAAGCAAGGATTTACTCTGTTTTTATTATTGTTTTCAGCCCTGTCCGCAAGCCCTGTGGCTCGGGCGGAAGTGCCCTCGACGGCAACCACTGCCCCCTATCTGCTGGCGGGCGCGCCGACGTTTGATCTGTCGATCAGCCAATTTCGTGAAAACTTTAATACGCAGAATCCGAAGCTTGCATTAAATGAATTCCGCGCCATCGACAGCAGCCGCGATAAGGCAAATCTCACCCGAGCAGCCAGTAAAATCAATGAAAACCTGTATGCGTCATCAGCCCTTGAGCGCGGGACGTTGAAAATTAAAAGCATGCAGATCACCTGGCTGCCGATCCAGGGGCCGGAACAAAAGGCAGCCAAAGCCAAAGCGCTGGAGTACATGAGTGCCGTCATCCGCACCGTAGCCCCCTTACTGACCAAAGAACAAACTCAGAAAAAACTGCAAAAATTGCTCACTGCAGGCAAAAGTAAGCATTACTACGCAGAAACCGAGGGTGCAATTCGCTATGTCGTGGCAGATAACGGCGAAAAAGGGCTGACCTTCGCTGTTGAACCGATTAAGCTGGCGCTATCTGAAAATCTCGAAGGGTCGAATAAATGA
- the cpxP gene encoding cell-envelope stress modulator CpxP yields MGKVTAAVMASTLALSTFSHAAEVVTGDHWHLGESSSQRNAQSHMFDGISLTEHQRQQMRDLMQQARHEQPPVNVSEMETMHRLVTAENFDESAVRAQAEKMAQQQVARQVEIAKVRNQMYRLLTPEQQAVLNEKHEQRMEQLRDVAQWQKSSSLNLLSSSNSRSQ; encoded by the coding sequence ATGGGCAAAGTTACCGCTGCCGTCATGGCCTCAACGCTGGCACTCAGTACGTTTAGCCATGCAGCTGAAGTCGTCACAGGCGATCACTGGCACCTGGGTGAAAGCTCTTCGCAACGTAATGCGCAGAGCCACATGTTTGACGGTATCAGTTTAACCGAACATCAACGTCAACAGATGCGAGATTTAATGCAGCAGGCCAGACATGAGCAGCCTCCTGTTAATGTTAGCGAAATGGAGACAATGCATCGTCTTGTCACCGCAGAGAATTTTGATGAAAGCGCTGTGCGCGCTCAGGCAGAAAAGATGGCACAACAGCAGGTTGCCCGCCAGGTTGAAATCGCCAAGGTCCGCAACCAGATGTATCGCCTGTTAACGCCCGAGCAGCAAGCGGTTTTAAATGAGAAACATGAACAACGAATGGAGCAGCTGCGCGATGTCGCGCAATGGCAAAAAAGCTCATCGTTGAATTTATTGAGTAGTAGCAACTCACGTTCCCAGTAG
- the sbp gene encoding sulfate/thiosulfate ABC transporter substrate-binding protein Sbp, whose protein sequence is MNKWGVGLTLLLASTSVLAKDIQLLNVSYDPTRELYEQYNKAFAAHWKQETGDNVVIRQSHGGSGKQATSVINGIEADVVTLALAYDVDAIAERGRIDKNWIKRLPDNSAPYTSTIVFLVRKGNPKQIHDWNDLVKPGVSVITPNPKSSGGARWNYLAAWGYALHHNNNDQAKAQDFVKALFKNVEVLDSGARGSTNTFVERGIGDVLIAWENEALLATNELGKDKFEIVTPSESILAEPTVSIVDKVVEKKDSKVMAEAYLKYLYSPQGQEIAAKNYYRPRDADVAKKYENAFPKLKLFTIDDEFGGWTKAQKEHFSNGGTFDQISKR, encoded by the coding sequence ATGAACAAATGGGGCGTAGGGTTAACATTATTGCTGGCATCGACCAGCGTTCTGGCAAAGGATATTCAGTTACTTAACGTATCGTACGATCCAACGCGTGAGCTGTACGAACAGTACAACAAAGCCTTCGCGGCGCACTGGAAACAGGAAACGGGCGATAACGTGGTGATCCGCCAGTCACATGGTGGCTCCGGTAAACAGGCAACCTCAGTCATCAACGGTATCGAAGCCGATGTGGTTACCCTGGCGTTGGCCTATGACGTGGACGCCATTGCTGAGCGTGGCCGTATCGATAAAAACTGGATTAAACGCCTGCCGGACAACTCTGCACCTTACACCTCCACCATCGTCTTCCTGGTGCGCAAAGGCAATCCAAAGCAGATTCATGACTGGAACGATCTGGTTAAACCGGGTGTGTCAGTCATTACGCCAAACCCGAAAAGCTCCGGCGGGGCACGCTGGAACTATCTGGCGGCATGGGGTTATGCCCTGCACCACAATAACAACGATCAGGCCAAAGCTCAGGACTTCGTCAAAGCTCTGTTTAAAAACGTGGAAGTGCTGGATTCCGGCGCGCGCGGCTCTACCAATACCTTTGTTGAACGCGGAATTGGCGATGTGCTGATCGCATGGGAAAACGAAGCGCTGCTGGCGACGAATGAACTGGGTAAAGACAAGTTTGAGATCGTCACGCCAAGCGAATCCATTCTCGCAGAACCGACCGTGTCTATTGTCGACAAAGTGGTAGAAAAGAAAGACAGTAAAGTAATGGCCGAAGCCTACCTGAAGTATCTCTATTCTCCGCAAGGTCAGGAAATTGCGGCGAAAAACTATTACCGTCCGCGTGATGCTGACGTGGCGAAGAAATACGAAAATGCCTTTCCGAAGCTGAAGTTGTTCACCATCGACGACGAGTTTGGTGGCTGGACCAAAGCGCAGAAAGAGCACTTCTCTAACGGCGGTACGTTTGACCAAATCAGTAAACGCTAA
- the fieF gene encoding CDF family cation-efflux transporter FieF (FieF, a metal efflux transporter, is a member of the CDF (cation diffusion facilitator) family of transporters.), with product MNQTYGRLVSRAAIAATVMASLLLLIKIFAWWYTGSVSILAALVDSLVDIAASLTNLLVVRYSLQPADDEHTFGHGKAESLAALAQSMFISGSALFLFLTGIQHLVQPTPMKDPGVGVIVTVIALICTIILVTFQRWVVKRTQSQAVRADMLHYQSDVMMNGAILVALGLAWYGWHRADALFALGIGIYILYSALRMGYEAVQSLLDRALPDEERQEIIDIVTSWPGVSGAHDLRTRQSGPTRFIQIHLEMEDNLPLVQAHLVAEQVEQAILRRFPGSDVIIHQDPCSVVPKEGKMFELS from the coding sequence ATGAATCAAACTTATGGGCGGCTGGTGAGCCGGGCGGCTATCGCGGCGACCGTGATGGCTTCGCTGTTACTTTTGATCAAAATTTTTGCGTGGTGGTACACCGGGTCGGTGAGTATTCTGGCTGCACTGGTGGACTCTTTGGTCGATATTGCCGCGTCGTTAACCAATTTGCTGGTGGTGCGCTATTCCTTACAGCCAGCCGATGATGAACACACGTTCGGGCACGGGAAAGCAGAATCGCTGGCGGCGCTGGCGCAAAGTATGTTTATTTCTGGCTCGGCGCTGTTCTTATTTTTGACCGGCATTCAGCATCTTGTTCAACCGACGCCGATGAAAGATCCGGGCGTCGGGGTAATCGTCACCGTCATTGCGTTAATTTGTACTATCATACTGGTCACGTTTCAGCGTTGGGTCGTTAAGCGTACGCAAAGTCAGGCCGTTCGGGCAGATATGCTTCATTATCAGTCTGATGTTATGATGAACGGCGCTATTCTCGTCGCGCTTGGTCTGGCCTGGTACGGTTGGCATCGTGCGGATGCCTTGTTTGCGCTCGGGATTGGCATCTATATTCTATATAGCGCATTGCGTATGGGCTACGAGGCGGTGCAATCCTTGCTGGATCGCGCCTTGCCCGATGAAGAACGTCAGGAAATTATTGATATAGTGACGTCATGGCCAGGAGTCAGCGGCGCTCACGATCTTCGCACGCGGCAGTCAGGGCCGACCCGCTTTATTCAGATTCATTTGGAAATGGAAGATAATCTGCCGCTCGTTCAGGCGCATTTAGTGGCTGAACAGGTTGAGCAGGCGATTTTGCGGCGTTTCCCGGGATCGGATGTGATTATTCATCAGGATCCCTGTTCAGTCGTACCCAAGGAAGGCAAGATGTTTGAGCTTTCATAA